A part of Streptomyces sp. NBC_01497 genomic DNA contains:
- a CDS encoding glutamine synthetase family protein produces the protein MADRTPPLPTGELARLIGTGEVDTVVLAFPDMQGRLQGKRFAAPFFLSDVLDHGAEGCNYLLAVDTEMNTVDGYAMSSWDHGYGDFALRPDPSSLRRVPWHPGTALLMADLAWSDGSAVVAAPRQILRRQLDRLAERGLSAHVGTELEFIVFKDTYEQAWDARYRGLTPANQYNIDYSVLGTGRIEPLLRRIRNEMAGAGLTVESAKGECNPGQHEIAFKYDEALTTCDHHAVYKTGAKEIAAQEGVSLTFMAKYDEREGNSCHIHLSLRDRDGHPVMADEASGGMSALMRHFLAGQLAALRDFALLYAPNINSYKRYQPGSFAPTAVAWGHDNRSCALRVVGHGASLRFENRVPGGDVNPYLAVAGLVAAGLYGVEHELELPDACAGNAYEGDYARVPATLREAAERWSASDIARAAFGEEVVAHYANMARVELAAFDAAVTDWELRRSFERL, from the coding sequence GTGGCAGACCGCACACCCCCGCTCCCCACCGGCGAACTCGCCAGGCTCATCGGCACGGGCGAGGTGGACACCGTCGTCCTCGCCTTTCCCGACATGCAGGGCAGACTCCAGGGCAAGCGGTTCGCCGCGCCGTTCTTCCTCTCCGACGTCCTCGACCACGGAGCCGAGGGCTGCAACTACCTGCTCGCCGTCGACACCGAGATGAACACCGTCGACGGCTACGCGATGTCCTCCTGGGACCACGGCTACGGGGACTTCGCCCTGCGGCCCGACCCCTCCAGCCTGCGCCGCGTGCCCTGGCATCCCGGCACGGCACTGCTCATGGCAGACCTCGCCTGGAGCGACGGCTCGGCCGTCGTCGCCGCGCCCCGGCAGATCCTGCGCCGCCAGCTCGACCGCCTCGCGGAGCGCGGACTGAGCGCCCACGTCGGCACGGAACTCGAATTCATCGTCTTCAAGGACACCTACGAACAGGCCTGGGACGCCCGCTACCGGGGCCTGACCCCGGCCAACCAGTACAACATCGACTACTCCGTGCTCGGCACCGGCCGCATCGAACCGCTGCTGCGCCGCATCCGCAACGAGATGGCGGGCGCCGGCCTCACCGTCGAGTCGGCGAAGGGCGAATGCAACCCGGGCCAGCACGAGATCGCGTTCAAGTACGACGAGGCGCTGACCACCTGCGACCACCACGCCGTCTACAAGACCGGCGCCAAGGAGATCGCGGCGCAGGAGGGCGTCTCGCTGACGTTCATGGCCAAGTACGACGAGCGCGAGGGCAATTCGTGCCACATCCACCTCTCCCTGCGGGACCGGGACGGGCATCCGGTCATGGCGGACGAGGCGTCCGGGGGGATGTCCGCGCTCATGCGGCACTTCCTCGCGGGACAGCTCGCCGCGCTGCGGGACTTCGCCCTGCTGTACGCGCCCAACATCAACTCCTACAAGCGCTACCAGCCCGGTTCCTTCGCGCCCACGGCCGTCGCCTGGGGGCACGACAACCGCAGCTGCGCGCTGCGGGTCGTCGGCCACGGCGCCTCGCTGCGGTTCGAGAACCGGGTGCCGGGCGGTGACGTCAACCCCTACCTCGCGGTGGCGGGGCTGGTGGCCGCCGGGCTGTACGGCGTCGAGCACGAGCTGGAACTCCCCGACGCCTGCGCGGGCAACGCCTACGAGGGCGACTACGCGCGGGTGCCCGCGACGCTGCGCGAGGCCGCCGAGCGCTGGAGCGCCAGCGATATCGCGCGTGCCGCGTTCGGGGAGGAGGTCGTCGCCCACTACGCCAACATGGCGCGCGTCGAACTCGCCGCGTTCGACGCGGCCGTCACCGACTGGGAGCTGCGCCGCTCCTTCGAACGCCTCTAG
- a CDS encoding aldehyde dehydrogenase family protein has translation MSRHHHTTGAPDAAGHRVLDPATGEVFATVPATGPAEVDAAVRRAAAAQRGWAAAAPADRARLLRRFAVLVDEHVEELARLEVRQAGHTIGNARWEAGNFRDLLDYAAGGVERLTGSQIPVPGGVDITFLEPLGVVGVIAPWNFPMPIAGWGSVPALAAGNAVLLKPAETTPLTALRLAELGLAAGLPEYLFQVLPGAGPVTGDALVTHPGVAKIVFTGSAAVGTSVMAKCAAAVKRVTLELGGKSPNIVFADADLERAAASAPMAFLDNAGQDCCARTRILVQRDVYDRFLDLLAPAIAAVRVGDPADEDTDMGPLISAGQLERVRSYVPDTAPGIRGSAPQGPGFWFPPTVLTDLAPDAPAATEEVFGPVAAVLPFTDEDDAVRLANATPYGLSGSLWTRDVGRALRVSKAVAAGNLSVNSHSSVRYWTPFGGYKRSGLGRELGPGALAAFTETKNVFISSED, from the coding sequence ATGTCCCGGCACCACCACACCACCGGCGCGCCGGACGCCGCAGGACACCGCGTCCTCGACCCGGCCACCGGTGAGGTCTTCGCCACCGTCCCCGCCACCGGTCCCGCCGAGGTCGACGCGGCGGTGCGGCGCGCCGCCGCCGCCCAGCGCGGCTGGGCCGCCGCCGCGCCCGCCGACCGCGCCCGGCTGCTGCGCCGCTTCGCCGTCCTCGTGGACGAGCACGTGGAGGAGCTCGCCCGCCTGGAGGTGCGTCAGGCGGGCCACACCATCGGCAACGCCCGCTGGGAGGCGGGCAACTTCCGCGACCTCCTCGACTACGCGGCCGGGGGAGTGGAGCGCCTGACCGGCAGCCAGATCCCGGTCCCCGGGGGCGTCGACATCACCTTCCTCGAACCGCTCGGCGTGGTCGGTGTGATCGCACCCTGGAACTTCCCCATGCCCATCGCCGGCTGGGGCAGCGTGCCCGCGCTCGCGGCCGGCAACGCGGTCCTCCTCAAGCCCGCCGAGACCACCCCGCTCACCGCACTGCGCCTGGCCGAACTGGGCCTGGCGGCAGGCCTGCCCGAGTACCTCTTCCAGGTGCTGCCCGGTGCGGGGCCGGTCACCGGCGACGCGCTGGTGACGCATCCGGGCGTCGCGAAGATCGTCTTCACCGGGTCCGCCGCCGTCGGCACCTCCGTGATGGCGAAGTGCGCCGCCGCCGTGAAGCGGGTCACCCTGGAGCTCGGCGGCAAGAGCCCCAACATCGTCTTCGCCGACGCCGACCTCGAACGGGCCGCCGCGAGCGCCCCCATGGCCTTCCTGGACAACGCCGGCCAGGACTGCTGCGCCCGTACCCGCATCCTCGTGCAGCGCGACGTGTACGACCGTTTCCTCGACCTGCTGGCGCCCGCGATCGCCGCCGTCAGGGTCGGCGACCCGGCGGACGAGGACACCGACATGGGCCCGCTGATCTCCGCCGGGCAGCTGGAGCGCGTGCGCTCCTACGTCCCGGACACGGCACCCGGCATACGGGGCAGCGCCCCGCAGGGGCCGGGTTTCTGGTTCCCGCCGACCGTCCTGACGGATCTCGCTCCCGACGCGCCGGCCGCCACCGAGGAGGTCTTCGGGCCGGTGGCCGCCGTCCTGCCCTTCACGGACGAGGACGACGCGGTACGGCTCGCCAATGCCACGCCGTACGGCCTGTCCGGGTCGCTGTGGACACGGGACGTGGGCCGGGCGCTGCGCGTGTCGAAGGCCGTCGCGGCCGGGAACCTCTCCGTCAACTCCCACAGCAGCGTGCGCTACTGGACCCCCTTCGGCGGCTACAAGCGCTCCGGCCTGGGCCGCGAACTGGGCCCCGGCGCGCTCGCGGCCTTCACCGAGACCAAGAACGTCTTCA